A window of the Helianthus annuus cultivar XRQ/B chromosome 4, HanXRQr2.0-SUNRISE, whole genome shotgun sequence genome harbors these coding sequences:
- the LOC110935699 gene encoding delta-9 acyl-lipid desaturase 1 — translation MTNLITVSNGVKESEYSKILFSDVLVTKKRNLFMGRKWRTHDIRMVLWFLFIHLLALLAPFTFTWGAFWAATFTYTLFGSCGLSVSYHRNLAHRSFKLPKWLEYTFAYIGLLSIQRDPIFWVSMHRYHHQYVDSEKDPHSPIFGFWFSHMSWLFDNGYIFEKYQERNNVEDLKNQAFYRFLKRTYALHTIAFAALLYVVGGFSYIVWVLGVAGTLGYHGTFLVNSVCHIWGSHVWNTGDLSKNNWWVALLSFGEGWHNNHHAFEYSARHGLEWWQIDVGWYIIRFLEVVGLATNVKLPSKDHKLKMSFASLNKFE, via the exons ATGACAAACTTGATAACAGTTTCCAATGGTGTAAAAGAGTCCGAATATAGCAAAATATTGTTCTCCGATGTGTTAGTTACAAAGAAGAGAAACCTCTTCATGGGTCGTAAATGGAGGACTCACGATATCAGAATGGTTCTATGGTTCTTGTTCATTCATTTGCTTGCACTTTTGGCCCCCTTTACGTTTACTTGGGGCGCATTCTGGGCTGCAACGTTCACTTACACGTTGTTTGGATCATGCGGTCTAAGTGTGTCGTATCATCGTAACCTAGCACACCGTAGTTTCAAGCTGCCCAAGTGGCTTGAGTACACCTTTGCTTATATTGGACTCCTATCTATACAG AGGGACCCTATATTTTGGGTGAGCATGCATAGATACCACCATCAATATGTTGATTCAGAGAAAGATCCACACTCTCCAATCTTTGGGTTTTGGTTTAGTCATATGAGTTGGCTCTTTGACAATGGTTACATTTTTGAAAAG TATCAAGAACGAAATAATGTTGAGGATTTAAAAAACCAAGCATTCTATAGATTCCTTAAAAGAACATACGCATTGCATACAATTGCATTTGCTGCTCTCCTATATGTTGTTGGTGGATTCTCCTATATTGTTTGGGTTTTG GGAGTGGCAGGCACTTTAGGATATCACGGGACTTTTCTAGTTAACTCAGTTTGTCATATATGGGGATCCCATGTTTGGAACACCGGTGATCTCTCCAAAAATAATTG GTGGGTAGCACTACTTAGTTTTGGAGAAGGGTGGCATAATAATCATCATGCATTTGAATATTCAGCTCGACATGGGTTAGAATGGTGGCAAATTGATGTAGGTTGGTATATAATAAGGTTTCTTGAAGTAGTTGGGTTAGCGACCAATGTCAAGTTACCTAGCAAGGATCACAAACTTAAGATGTCATTTGCTTCTCTTAACAAGTTTGAGTGA